The Pseudomonas chlororaphis subsp. piscium genome contains the following window.
GTGCAGACCGAGTTGTCGTTCCGCGTCGGCGGCAAGATCATCCAGCGCCTGGTGGATGTCGGCGACCGGGTCACGGCCAAACAGGTACTGGCCCGGCTCGACCCGAAAGACCTGCAGACCAATGTCGATTCCGCCGCCGCCTCGGTGTTCGCCGAGCAGGCACGGGTCAAGCAGACCAGCGCGGCCTTCGTCCGCCAGCAGAAACTCCTGCCCAAGGGCTACACCAGCCAGAGCGAATACGATGCCGCCCAGGCGGCGCTGCGCAGCAGCCAGAGCGCCCTGAGCGCGGCCCAGGCGCAGTTGGCCAACGCCCGCGAGCAACTGAGCTACACCGCGCTGATCGCCGATGCCCCGGGGGTGATTACCGCGCGCCAGGCCGAGGTCGGCCAGGTGGTGCAGGCCACGGTGCCGATTTACAGCCTGGCCCGCGACGGTGAGCGTGACGCCGTGTTCAACGTCTACGAGGCGTTGCTGGTGGCCCCGCCGGAGGATGGCGTGATCAACGTCAGCCTGCTGGACAACCCGAATATCAAGACCACCGGCAGGGTGCGGGAAGTCACCCCGGTGGTGTCGGCGCAAAGCGGCACGGTGCAGGTCAAGGTGGCCCTCGACGGCTTGCCGGCGGGCATGGACCTGGGCTCGGTGGTCGGCGCCAGTGCCCATGTGCCCGGCAAGGCCAGTGTCGAGCTGCCCTGGGCGGCGCTGACCAAGAACCTCAACGAACCGGCCGTGTGGCTGGTGGGCGAGGACGGCAAGACCAGCCTGCACAAGGTCACCGTGGGGCGCTACCAGACCGGCAAGGTGATCATCAGCGACGGC
Protein-coding sequences here:
- a CDS encoding efflux RND transporter periplasmic adaptor subunit, which produces MAGLESKWIVGLMLAALLSGCGAEKPTEKDRSRVRVQQVQTRDFAAQVTLTGDVQARVQTELSFRVGGKIIQRLVDVGDRVTAKQVLARLDPKDLQTNVDSAAASVFAEQARVKQTSAAFVRQQKLLPKGYTSQSEYDAAQAALRSSQSALSAAQAQLANAREQLSYTALIADAPGVITARQAEVGQVVQATVPIYSLARDGERDAVFNVYEALLVAPPEDGVINVSLLDNPNIKTTGRVREVTPVVSAQSGTVQVKVALDGLPAGMDLGSVVGASAHVPGKASVELPWAALTKNLNEPAVWLVGEDGKTSLHKVTVGRYQTGKVIISDGLEGGEKVVIAGGQLLHPGMLVEIVSETGAQGAKP